A region of the Geomonas subterranea genome:
CCGTGTCGCAAAAACCTATCCGTGAAGCGGGTTGCCCGTAATTGCAACTCGTTTTTTTATTGGTATCATCTCCCAATCCCTCACATTAAAAATCACGCCACTCGGGGGTGCCGAGCTTCGGTTATGTGCATTGTCACTCTTTGACCTATAATTACATATAATTTGAATTAAAAGGTTGACATTCCTTTTTAATGATGTAAATGTGTGGAAAAATTTGCCATGACTGTCGAAGCGGTGCCTATTTATGATCATGAACAGCGTCAAAAAACTTCGGGAAGAACGCCTGATGAGCAAGGCCGAGCTGGCACGTCTCGCCGGGGTATCGCCCATCACCATCGACCGGATCGAACGGGGTGAGGATTGCAGGATGGAGACCAAGCGCAAGATCCTGCTTGCTCTTGG
Encoded here:
- a CDS encoding helix-turn-helix transcriptional regulator, which translates into the protein MIMNSVKKLREERLMSKAELARLAGVSPITIDRIERGEDCRMETKRKILLALGFSLSDKNKVFQD